ACATTCTTACCTTCGTCAGCTTTTTTACATTCACTGTCAAGAATATCTTCTATAAATTCATCGACATTTATATCCTTTCCAAGATGCTCATTCACTACAATAGCTTTTCTATATTTGAAATGCTTTCTGCCCGCCATCAATGTCCAAGCAGCATCGGAACGGTTTATACTTTGATCTGACGCAACATACTTTAGCGTTGATTTTATATTTTCAATTAATGCATTTTTTGTTTTTGCTGAAAACAGGAACAGATTTGTTTTTTCTTCCTTACTGCTGTTTTTTACAGTTGGTGCTTCCTCCAATACCATATGTGCATTCGTTCCACCAACACCAAATGAATTAATGCCAGCTCTAAGAGGGAGATTGTTGTTATTTTGCCATTCCATACCATTACTTTGTACAATAAATGGTGTCTCATCAAAATTAATCTTTGGATTAGGATTTTTATAATTTACTGTCCCAGGTATAAATCGATTCTTTAAGCTTAATGCAACTTTTATCAATCCTGTTACACCTGCTGCCGTATCAGTATGGCCGATATTGCCTTTTACAGAACCTAATAAACTGTATCTCTTTTTATCTGTGGCAAATGCTTTTGTTAACGATTCAACCTCAATCGGATCTCCTAATATAGTACCTGTCCCATGTGCTTCAATATAGCCGACCGTTTCGGGATCGATTTCTGCTCGTTTATAAGCTTCCCTTATTACCTCCGCCTGCCCATCTACACTTGGCGCAGTAAAACCTGCCTTTTGACTGCCATCATTATTAATAGCAGAGCCTTTAATAACTGCATAAATATGATCTCCCGCTTCCAGTGCCTCATCTAGTCTCTTTAATACAACAATTCCCATTCCATTTGAAAATATTGTACCGCTAGCTTCTGCATCAAATGGACGACAATGCCCATCAGATGAAAACATCATCCCATCTTGATACATATAACCACCATCATTTGGAAGTTCAACAGTAACACCGCCAGCAATAGCTATATCACATTCTCCTAACATGAGAGATTGACATGCTAGATGTGTCGTAACGAGGGTCGTTGAGCATCCAGTAAGTGATGAGAACACAGGCCCTTTAATATTAAATTTGTAAGCTAACCTTGTTGCAAGAAAATGATTCGTACTCATTGTAAATGCTTGATACATATCACTGTAATTGTCATTATTGCCCAATGCTTCGTTATACCATTGGAAATCATCTGAACCACCGATGAAGATGCCCATCTTATCTTCTGTCGATTCTGGATAATATCCCGCATCCTCCAAGGCCTCCCATGTTCCTTTGTACAAAAGCCTTAACTGCGGCGACATAAGATTTACTTCGCTCGGTGTATATTCGAAAAATTCTGAATCGAAGTATTCAATGTCATCTACACGACCTTTAGCCTTTACATAATTCTTGTTGTGAATCGTTTCTTCACTAATGCCAAGGTTGCGAAGTTCTTCATCATTATAAAAATGAATACTCTCTTTTTCATGTTTCAAGTTATGCCAAAAATCCTTAATATTATCGGCACCTGGAACGTCAATTGCCATTCCAATAATGGCAATATCAGAATAGACTGATTTTTTCTTTCTCTTGAAAAAATTCTTTCTGTCCTGAATTTCTACCTGTTCGTTTTTCATCATTTGCTCAGATAATAGACGTATCGTTGGGAATTGATATAAAACAGTAATAGAAAATTCCATATCAAGTACTTGCTTTAATCTGCTATGTACTAGAATCGCAGCCATGGAATGCCCACCGATTTCAAAGAAATTATCTTCTATTCCTACATGATCAATTTCTAATACCTCTTTCCAAATACGAGCAATAATTGTCTCTAATTCAGATTCTGGTACTTGATTAATTGTCGTAGTGTGATGATTATAGGTAGTATCTGCAATAAGTATTTTCCGGTCTATTTTCCCACTACTATTAATCGGCATTTTCTCCCTATGAACAAAGAATGCTGGAATCATATAGTCTGGTACATAATGACTTAAAAATGCTCTTAACTCAGCTACAGGCACTTGTTGTGGAGCAACATAATAAGCACATAGTACAGGTAAATGGTTGGAAGATTGCTTCGTAACTACTACAGCTTCTAAAATGCCGTCAAACTGAACCATTGCATTTTCAATTTCTCCCAGTTCAATCCGTAATCCGCTAATTTTAACTTGGTGATCCATTCTCCCCATAAATTCGATATTGCCGTCAGGAAGCCATCTCGCCAAATCACCTGTTTTATACATCTTCTTAAACCAAACGGGATCTTTTCTTTCATCATAGAATGGATTTTCACAAAATTTTTCATTTGTAAGTTCTTCTTTATTGAGATAACCTCGGGCCAATCCTACTCCACTTAAACATAACTCACCAGGTACACCTACCACCTGAAGTTGATTATTTTCGTCAATAACATACCATCGAATTTCATTTAACGGATGTCCAATCGATACATTCGAAACACGCTCGCATTTTTGAATAGAATGGTGTGAAGCCCACATTGTACATTCTGTTGGACCATAAACATTTTCAAGATTTACAGCTAGTTTCATGTCAAAAAATTTATCAATTATATCAGCAGTTAATGCCTCTCCTCCAACAAAAATCCATCGTAAGGAGTGTAACTTTTCTTTATTATTTTTTTCATTCAACAGTTCTAAAAATACCTTGAGCATGTTTGGTACAAAGTTTATATGGGTTACATGATAGCGATCTATAAATTCTAAGATAAGTTCTGGATTTTTCTCGCCATCATGTTCTAAAATACACAGAGCACCTTTTCCCATAAACCAGCCATACAGTTCCGTTCCCGAAATATCGAATGAAAAAGGCGTTTTATATAGATAAACATCGCCTTCTTGAACAGGGAAACGTCTTTCCAAATCCATAATTGTATTGACTACACTATGGTTTTCAATCATTACCCCTTTTGGCTCACCAGTCGAACCTGAAGTATACTCAATGTAGGCCAAGTCAAAAGGATTTAATACAATATCAAGATTGCTATCATCCCCGCTGTATGTTTCATTATCATCAACAAAAATAATTTGTTTATCCTGACAAAAATCATATTGCAAGTCTTTCGATGTAATTAAAATATTGATATCGGCATCGTTAAAAATATAATTTTTTCGATTTTCAGGATAATAATTTTCGATTGGTACATAAGCACAGCCAGCTTTCAAAATTCCTAATATAGTAAGAACCATTTCTTTAGAACGTTTTAACTGTACGCCAATTACTTCATTCTCTTTTTTCTTGTGTTGCAATATTTTTCTTGCTATCTGATTCGCTTTTTTATTGACTTCTTCATAGCTCATGCTGCCATTATCAAAAAGAAGTGCTGTATGTTCTCTATACGTGCGAACTCGCTCATGGAAAATATCTATAATGTGCATTGGTTTATAATCGAAGAATGCACTCTGATTGAAAGTATTCAAAATATGCACTTTTTCATCTTCCAAAAATAAGTCGATATCTTTCACTAGTACATCCGTATGCGCTGTTACAGTTTCTAACAGTTTAATAAAACGTCTTCCTAGCATTTCGATCATTTCTTCTGCATAGATATCAGACTTGTACTGAATCTTAATCATGTCACCATCAGGCATTTCAGCAAGAATTACCATCATATTTCCAGGGAACATCGTATTGTCCATTTCAAATGTGTCACATTCTACGCCTTCCCATGTCGGTTTACTATATTTGTCATAGACGAAGGTAATATCGAAGATTGACTGAATCCCTGTATAGATACTAGATTCTGTTTCACGGGCAATTAAATTGTTGGGATATCCGATATTTTTATATGCTCCAATCATTTCCTCATACATTGCCTCAATAACATCTTTAAATGGTTTATGATTGTCGATTGTTACACTTAATGGCAATGTATAAATAAAGCATCCTATCGTTTCTTCAAAGTCGAATCCCGGTCTATTTGTGAATGGACTAGAAACTACTACATTCTTTTCATTACAGCATTTTCCCATCAATGCACTAAATGCCGCTAAACAGAAAATAAACGGTGTCACTTCTTCTTTTTGAGATGCTTTCTTTATACTGTTCATTAAATCCTTAGAAATTCGATAAGACTTCTCTTTCCCTATCCCGTTATGATGAGCATTCGAGAAGTCCTTTGGAAAGTTCAAAGCATTTGCATCTTTTACTTTTTCTCGCCAATATTCCTTTTGTTTTTCATAGTTACCATTCGCCAGTTTTTTATTTTCGCTTTCAACAAAATTTAAAAATCCGCAGTCTTCTTTTAATTCAATTACTTCACCATTTAGCGAATTGGAATAATAGGTAAATAGTTTTTTGATAAAAATATCAAGTGACACTCCGTCAGCAATAATATGATGAAGATTCAGTACTAGAATAAATAAATTATTATCCTCTTTAATTAAGGACACTCTAAAAAGTGGTGCCTTTGATAAATTAAACTCATAGCCAACCTCTTCGTTAACTATTTCATCTATTCTCTTATTATGATGTTCCTTGGAAACATCATAATAATGAACAGCAGCATCTACTTCTTCATTAATTACCATGGACAGACTGCCATCTAGTAATTCAATATGACTGCGCAGTGCTGCTTGTTCATTCACCAACATTTGTAATGCCTTTTCGAACTTTACAATATCTATTTCATTCTTTATTTTTATTGCCGCTGAGATATTATAATTATTTTTTTCTCCTGTTTGGCATTCAAAATAGATTCCCTTTTGGATCTCTGATAATTCAATCTTTTTTTTCAGCATTTACACAGCACTCCTAAAATGGATTTTTATGTTTTTAGCCAATTACCCATATTCCACCAATAACAATAGATAATACGGTTATAAAGGTCTGATATGCAATATCCATTATGATATTTGCAATGCTGTCCGCGTCTGCCTTTTTATTCATTTTCATAACATTCCAGTGTGACCAAAGACCACTAATTCCATATATATACATAGCTACGATTGTTCCTAACCAGAACCCATCTCTAAACCAAATACACATAACGCCCATAACACCTAGACCCAATTGTGAAAACCCGTATTTTATCTGGAACGGCCCACCTGGCCAACCGACCATTTTGGCATTTTGTTTTGCAAAAATCATATTACTTAATAATCCTGTAATACCTAAAAGTCCAAATGTTACTACGAACTGATGAAGTAAAATTACCGAGCAGATCAATTGAGGGTCAGACGGAAATCCCTTCATATATAAGTCGATAACAGCTGTAACAATTCCTAATCCCCATAACACTAAAAAGAACATATTTTTATCTCCTATTTATATAAATCTATTTTCTGTCCAATCTTGTTTATTGATTAAAAAAATTGGCTTCTTTCATTTCATATACAGTTTTCTTGACAGCCTCTATAACGTATTCGATATCTTCTTTGGAATGCTCTGTAGATAAGAAACAATTACGTCCTTCCCAAATATAGATACCTTTTTCTAACAAACCATAGTAGAATATTTCTTTTTCTAAATTTACGGTAAATCTAAATAATGAACCAAACTGATTGATACGAATATCTACGTGTTCACGTTCAAAGAATTGATTTAATTCGTTGACAAATTCAGTAGTTTTTAGATTTAATGTTTGATAAATAGTGTGCTTATTTTCCTTTATATATTCGAGCACTGCATTCGTAGCTGCCATCGCCATCGGATGATGACAGAAAGTACCTGCAACAAATGTTCTTTTGTCTTCATTAGGAGGAACAGAGTCGTCTCCGAAGTTCCACATGCCACCATCTATACTATCTAAATATTTCTTCTTACCCGCTAAAACACCTATTGGCATTCCGCCACCAATAACTTTTCCATACGTTACAATGTCAGCTTCCACACCAAAGTATTCTTGTGCTCCACCACTAGCAATTCGGAAACCTGTAATAATTTCATCAAAAATTAAGGCAACGTTATTGTCTTGTGTCACTTGTCTTAATTTCAACAGGAAATCCTTCGGTTGAATATCTGGTCTTCGGCTTTGGATTGGTTCCGTTATAACGGCCGCAATCGTATCACAATGTTGTTCGATATATTGCAAAGAAGATTCGGAGTTAAAATCCAACATCACAACGTCTTGCACTGCACTATCAGTAATTCCCGGTACTAATGAAGTAGTTGTATGATTTGAATCATCTAAATAATTCGGCATTCCTAAAAATCCATCGTAAGTTCCATGAAAAGCTCCTGTAAAACAGACGATTTTCTTTTTACCTGTAACAGCTCTTGCTACTCTAACTGCAAACATATTTGCTTCTGTTCCAGAATTACAGAAAAATACTCTGTCTACTCCCGCTAACTCGGAAATATTTTGGGCTACTCGTCCAGTAAGCCTGCCCATTGGACCAACAGGCATTCCCTTTTCAAGTTCATTTCTCAATGCTTTTCTAACAAATTCTGGGCTATGTCCAAACATTAAGACCCCAAAGCCCATCGTCAGATCAATCATTGTATTGCCATCAATATCTATTATCTTAGAACCTTGGCCTTCTTCCGCAATAATTTGATAGAGCATTTCTTTATATAAAGGTCTAAAGCCCGCAGAGTTTCGATTACTCGCATATATATTTCTATATTGTTGGGTTCTATCCTTTGAATTTTTAGTAAAAATATTAATGCGTTGTTCTATATTTTTAATGTATTTTAATTGAAGTTCATCTACTTCATCTTCTTTGTTAAAATCTAGCTTTTTATAAGGCTTGTAATAATCATCGGATTTTGCCGGGGCTATTGCCGAACTGACTTCCTTTTGCACACCCTTTGTTTTCTGGCCATTATTTTGTGCTTTCGTTGTACTGGCAATTACTTTTAAAATCTCATTTTGTTTTGTCATAACATCATATTGGTTGTTAAATACTTGCACCATCATATCCATATCTAATTTTCCTACACTATGATAAGTGACTTCGTTTGTAGAGTTGTTAAGTTCTTCAGGTAGCGCGTCAATAACATCCATTACTTCTTCATACGTTTCCTCTTGTTGTTCAGCCTCCACAATGCCATTTTCTGCAATGTAATCTGCAATTAGTTGTAACGTATTTAAAGTTGTAAAAAATACATCTAAAGGAATTTCTACCTTGTACTTTGCATGGATTTGCTTGGCAAGTGTTAGGAGAAGGATTGAATCAAGACCATAGGAAATTAATCTCTTCTTTTCATCTATTTCTTCTTTTTCCATGGCGGATATAATATGAACAATTTCTTTTAATTCTTCTATTACGATCATCGTTTTTGTTTCATCTAGAACTAGATTCTTCATTTTTTTACTCCTTTCTTGCTGTTTATTTAAAAATATTTTCAAGAAGCTGTTTCTGTAACATTAGTTGCTCATTTTGTTTTTCCAATAACTGTTCCAAATTCACATAGCTTGTATCTGCTACAGAAGTTGCTTTGTTTTTCCACAAGGTCTTTCTCTCAAAAGGATAGTTAGGTAAAATAATTTTCTTTTTATTGTAATTTTTATAGAAGCTATTCCAATCAATTTTCATCCCATTAAGATATAAAGATTTCAAAGATTCCAACAACTGCTTATAATCGCCTATTCCTTTTCTAAGTGATGGAACAAAAATGGCATTGTCATTTTGCAAACATTGGCCTGCTAAGCCACATAAAGTTGCATTACCACCAATTTCAATAAATGTGGAAACGCCTAATTTATCTACTTCCTGCATCGCTTTCATAAAATGAACCGTTTTTTCAAGATGTTCTGTCCAATACCCTTTATTTTCAAATGTACCGACGTCCTCTAGCTTTCCTGTTACACTTGAAATAATTGATTTTGGCGTTTTATTGCAAACAACATGCGCTAAACTTTCCCCATATATTTCTTTATATTCTTCCATTGCAGTTGAATGATAAGGATATGGAATATTTAAATCGGTAACAAAAGCTCTGACCTTTTTATGTAATTGATTAATTACCATATCAACTTCTTCACTTAGACCAGATACTGTAATATTTTTAGGTGCATTAACAGCAGCTATTGATACATTTTTACATCCGCTTTCCAATATTGCTTCCTTCATCGTCAATTCATCTACTAACACGCCCACCATTTTGCCATTCGGTGTCACACTAACCATAAGTCTACTTCGCATCGCAATCATGTTCGTAGCATCTTCAAAACTTAGCATGCCGACATAACATGCTGCGGCATACTCGCCAACACTATGCCCAATCACATAATCTGCTTTTATATTGAATGAATCCCAGATTTTCGTTAAAGCGTATTCCAACGAGAATATAATTGGTTGCGAATAAAGCGCATTTGTTAATAGTTCTTCGTTTGCTCCAAACAAAGTGTCTTTGATAGAAATGCCTAGGAGCTCCTTAAATCGATTATCACAAAGATCGAAGGTTTCTCTATACGCTTGCGAATTTTCATAAAATTCTCTTGCTGCATCTTTGTAGATGGAGCCTTGTCCTGTAAATAAAAATGCAATTTTTTTCTTTTTACTTTCTGCTTGTCCAATGTAGTATGCCAGTGAATCTTCATTTTTGAGCACATGATCTATTTCTTCAATAATTTGCTCTTTATTGTTACCAACTATTGCGAACCTGTATTCATGTTTATCTCTTGTAATATTTGTTGAATAGGCAATATCACTAAGTAGTTCTGTGGAAACGCTAAGGTAATCTCTTATTTGAGAAATTGCTTTTACTAACACATTTTTGTTCTTTGTTGAAATCGTTAGCATACTTTCAGGTAGATTACTTTTTTCAGTTTGTGGTGTATTTTCTTCGTGCTCTGCTTCTTCTAGTATTAAATGAGCTAATGTTCCACTAATGCCATACGCACTAATACCCGCTCGTCTTTTTTTCCCATTACTTTCCCATTCCGAGAGCCTATCGACTACTTGAATTTTATCCCAATCAATATTGGGGTTTGGATTTTTAAAATGGATACTTGGCAAAAGCTGTTTATGTTTTAAGGAAAGTAATACCTTGATCATACTTGCCATCCCAGATGCCGCCTCTAGATGACCAATATTCGACTTTACAGAACCAACCTTTATGGGTGCTTTTCTGTTTTTAAACACCTCACAAATTGCCTGTGCTTCAATAAAGTCACCAAGAGAAGTTCCTGTCCCATGAGCTTCAATATAATCAATATCGTCTACATCTAGCCCTGTCCTTTTCAACGTTTCTGCAATCACTCTTTGCTCTGCCAGCCCATTTGGTGCAAAGAAGCCATTGGATTTACCATCTTGTCCGACATATATCCCTTTTACTAATGCCTCTATACTGTTGTTATCTCTTTTAGCATCACTTAATCTTTTTAATATGATAATTCCACAGCCTTCGCCTCGGCCAAATCCATCAGCGGATGCATCAAAAGTTTTACAACGTCCATCTGGTGATAAACCACTGTTTTGAGATAGTCCCACATAGGGCTCTGGATTTAGCAGCAGATTTATCCCTCCAACAATGGCTACATCACATTGACCACTTTTTAGGCTGTCTACTGCCATGTTCATCGCCGTTAATGACGATGAACATGCAGTACTTAAACTTACTGCTGGTCCTTTAAAATCATAAAAATAAGATATTCTACCTGCAGCAGAATGAGAGGATGCTCCAACAAGTGAATATAAACCAATATCTTTTATATCCCCTGACATCATTTCTCTGTTTACATAGTCAACTGCGTCGATTCCTATAAATACGCCTGTTTTACTGCCCTTCATCTCTTCGATATTCAGACCAGCATTCTCCATTGCCTCCCAGCTTACTTCCAATAGAAGTTTTTGCTGGGGATCGACAGATACTGCCTCTAGTGCAGAAATTTCAAAATGCACATTATCAAATGTCTTAATATCTTGATCTATAAAGGAACCATAACGCGTATACATTTTTCCCTTATCTTGCCTATCTTCACTGAAAAACGCTTCAACAGGGAATCTTTCAGGTTTGATATTAGTAACAGCATCATATCCTTGTGATAATTTGTCCCAGAATAAACTGCTGTTATTTGCACCGCCTGGAAATCTACAATTATAGCCAATTATTGCAATTTCATTTTCCTCTTTTGATTTTTTCAATTCTAAATCTAGTTCTTTGATTTTTTTAGCAGCCTTTAATAAGGCCTCTTTATATTTATTTTCAATGTCATTGTTCATATATAACACCTCTGAC
This genomic interval from Lysinibacillus sphaericus contains the following:
- a CDS encoding DUF6790 family protein, whose product is MFFLVLWGLGIVTAVIDLYMKGFPSDPQLICSVILLHQFVVTFGLLGITGLLSNMIFAKQNAKMVGWPGGPFQIKYGFSQLGLGVMGVMCIWFRDGFWLGTIVAMYIYGISGLWSHWNVMKMNKKADADSIANIIMDIAYQTFITVLSIVIGGIWVIG
- a CDS encoding aminotransferase class III-fold pyridoxal phosphate-dependent enzyme produces the protein MKNLVLDETKTMIVIEELKEIVHIISAMEKEEIDEKKRLISYGLDSILLLTLAKQIHAKYKVEIPLDVFFTTLNTLQLIADYIAENGIVEAEQQEETYEEVMDVIDALPEELNNSTNEVTYHSVGKLDMDMMVQVFNNQYDVMTKQNEILKVIASTTKAQNNGQKTKGVQKEVSSAIAPAKSDDYYKPYKKLDFNKEDEVDELQLKYIKNIEQRINIFTKNSKDRTQQYRNIYASNRNSAGFRPLYKEMLYQIIAEEGQGSKIIDIDGNTMIDLTMGFGVLMFGHSPEFVRKALRNELEKGMPVGPMGRLTGRVAQNISELAGVDRVFFCNSGTEANMFAVRVARAVTGKKKIVCFTGAFHGTYDGFLGMPNYLDDSNHTTTSLVPGITDSAVQDVVMLDFNSESSLQYIEQHCDTIAAVITEPIQSRRPDIQPKDFLLKLRQVTQDNNVALIFDEIITGFRIASGGAQEYFGVEADIVTYGKVIGGGMPIGVLAGKKKYLDSIDGGMWNFGDDSVPPNEDKRTFVAGTFCHHPMAMAATNAVLEYIKENKHTIYQTLNLKTTEFVNELNQFFEREHVDIRINQFGSLFRFTVNLEKEIFYYGLLEKGIYIWEGRNCFLSTEHSKEDIEYVIEAVKKTVYEMKEANFFNQ
- a CDS encoding type I polyketide synthase; translation: MNNDIENKYKEALLKAAKKIKELDLELKKSKEENEIAIIGYNCRFPGGANNSSLFWDKLSQGYDAVTNIKPERFPVEAFFSEDRQDKGKMYTRYGSFIDQDIKTFDNVHFEISALEAVSVDPQQKLLLEVSWEAMENAGLNIEEMKGSKTGVFIGIDAVDYVNREMMSGDIKDIGLYSLVGASSHSAAGRISYFYDFKGPAVSLSTACSSSLTAMNMAVDSLKSGQCDVAIVGGINLLLNPEPYVGLSQNSGLSPDGRCKTFDASADGFGRGEGCGIIILKRLSDAKRDNNSIEALVKGIYVGQDGKSNGFFAPNGLAEQRVIAETLKRTGLDVDDIDYIEAHGTGTSLGDFIEAQAICEVFKNRKAPIKVGSVKSNIGHLEAASGMASMIKVLLSLKHKQLLPSIHFKNPNPNIDWDKIQVVDRLSEWESNGKKRRAGISAYGISGTLAHLILEEAEHEENTPQTEKSNLPESMLTISTKNKNVLVKAISQIRDYLSVSTELLSDIAYSTNITRDKHEYRFAIVGNNKEQIIEEIDHVLKNEDSLAYYIGQAESKKKKIAFLFTGQGSIYKDAAREFYENSQAYRETFDLCDNRFKELLGISIKDTLFGANEELLTNALYSQPIIFSLEYALTKIWDSFNIKADYVIGHSVGEYAAACYVGMLSFEDATNMIAMRSRLMVSVTPNGKMVGVLVDELTMKEAILESGCKNVSIAAVNAPKNITVSGLSEEVDMVINQLHKKVRAFVTDLNIPYPYHSTAMEEYKEIYGESLAHVVCNKTPKSIISSVTGKLEDVGTFENKGYWTEHLEKTVHFMKAMQEVDKLGVSTFIEIGGNATLCGLAGQCLQNDNAIFVPSLRKGIGDYKQLLESLKSLYLNGMKIDWNSFYKNYNKKKIILPNYPFERKTLWKNKATSVADTSYVNLEQLLEKQNEQLMLQKQLLENIFK